From a single Candidatus Brevundimonas phytovorans genomic region:
- a CDS encoding SurA N-terminal domain-containing protein: protein MITLFRNFSKSKWAAGLFALIILSFLIVGAQSDVFSNLGPKHVIDAGDRSVGAQQFRADFERVRNNLQEQAGRPVSFEDMVKENIHTQYLESQTQRMGFLAWAWNAGIRPGKELVLKEIRQIPAFFNQVSGQFDQDRYEQALAAQGLTSEMLEQDLRDQYVASQFGAAVFAGARVPRIYGALLAGQALETRDGRWFDVTQAMAGSTPAPTDAQLTAFINENAAQLRRPEFRMVSIVLFNPGPNSQPTPITEERIRERFEFRKAALSNAEKRTFVTLTAPTKAAADRIAADLRAGKTPAEVAAANKIEASNYNDTPQSAVGDPAVGAAVFALPANQVSNPIQSRLGFTVAKVTAVTAGAPATLESVRSALVEELRAEDVKGATYAKVEQYEKARQDGKNLADAAQAVGARLIQLPPFTAEGRLPDGQPINAPRQIFEQAYALSKGGESDIIDAGEGQYFAVRVDDIRPSALPTLAEVRAPLAQQWTMRENARRLSAKAEELAQRVRGGEDIAKVAASVGAQLTTRTAVQQSRESQTQLGEGVLRGLFGQGKGQVFTGQTQTGFVVGHVDAIHGAVPALAAPLVEQVRPRLTQELANAMVEQSFNAGAARVKAKNDPAAAIAALGIEAPAAAPAAPVPAPAKK, encoded by the coding sequence ATGATCACGCTGTTCCGCAACTTCTCCAAGTCGAAATGGGCTGCGGGCCTGTTCGCCTTGATCATCCTCAGCTTCCTGATCGTGGGCGCTCAGTCGGATGTCTTCTCCAACCTCGGTCCGAAGCACGTCATCGACGCCGGCGACCGCAGCGTCGGCGCCCAGCAGTTCCGCGCCGACTTCGAGCGGGTGCGTAACAACCTGCAGGAGCAGGCCGGTCGCCCCGTGTCCTTCGAGGACATGGTCAAGGAGAACATCCACACCCAGTATCTGGAAAGCCAGACCCAACGCATGGGCTTCCTCGCCTGGGCCTGGAACGCCGGCATCCGCCCCGGCAAGGAGCTGGTGCTGAAGGAAATCCGCCAGATCCCGGCCTTCTTCAATCAGGTCAGCGGCCAGTTTGATCAGGACCGCTATGAACAGGCGCTCGCCGCCCAGGGCCTGACCTCGGAAATGCTGGAACAGGACCTGCGCGACCAGTACGTCGCCAGCCAGTTCGGCGCCGCTGTCTTCGCCGGCGCCCGCGTGCCGCGCATCTATGGCGCCCTGCTCGCCGGTCAGGCGCTGGAGACCCGCGACGGTCGCTGGTTCGATGTGACCCAGGCCATGGCGGGATCGACTCCGGCGCCCACCGACGCCCAACTGACCGCCTTCATCAACGAGAACGCCGCCCAACTGCGCCGTCCCGAATTCCGCATGGTCTCGATCGTGCTGTTCAATCCGGGCCCCAACAGCCAGCCGACGCCGATCACCGAGGAGCGCATCCGTGAGCGCTTCGAGTTCCGCAAGGCCGCCCTGTCGAACGCCGAGAAGCGCACCTTCGTCACCCTGACGGCGCCGACCAAGGCCGCCGCCGACCGCATCGCCGCCGACCTGCGCGCCGGCAAGACGCCGGCCGAAGTCGCCGCCGCCAACAAGATCGAGGCCAGCAACTACAACGACACGCCGCAGAGCGCCGTGGGCGACCCGGCCGTGGGCGCCGCCGTCTTCGCCCTGCCCGCCAATCAGGTCTCCAACCCGATCCAGAGCCGTCTCGGCTTCACGGTCGCCAAGGTCACCGCCGTCACCGCCGGCGCGCCGGCCACGCTGGAAAGCGTCCGCAGCGCTCTGGTCGAGGAACTGCGCGCCGAAGACGTCAAGGGCGCGACCTACGCCAAGGTCGAGCAGTACGAGAAGGCCCGTCAGGACGGCAAGAACCTGGCCGATGCGGCTCAGGCCGTCGGCGCCCGCCTGATCCAGCTGCCGCCCTTCACCGCCGAGGGCCGCCTGCCCGACGGTCAGCCTATCAACGCCCCGCGTCAGATCTTCGAACAGGCCTATGCCCTGTCCAAGGGCGGCGAGAGCGACATCATTGACGCCGGCGAAGGCCAGTATTTCGCCGTCCGCGTCGACGACATTCGCCCGTCCGCCCTGCCGACCCTGGCCGAGGTTCGCGCCCCCCTGGCCCAGCAATGGACCATGCGGGAGAACGCCCGTCGCCTCTCGGCCAAGGCCGAGGAACTGGCCCAACGCGTGCGCGGCGGCGAGGACATCGCCAAGGTCGCCGCCTCGGTCGGCGCCCAGCTGACGACCCGCACCGCCGTCCAGCAGAGCCGTGAAAGCCAGACGCAACTGGGCGAAGGCGTCCTGCGCGGCCTGTTCGGCCAAGGCAAGGGCCAGGTCTTCACCGGCCAGACCCAGACCGGCTTTGTCGTCGGCCACGTCGACGCCATCCACGGCGCCGTGCCGGCCCTGGCCGCCCCGCTGGTCGAGCAGGTCCGTCCGCGCCTGACCCAGGAGCTGGCTAACGCCATGGTCGAGCAAAGCTTCAACGCCGGCGCCGCCCGCGTGAAAGCCAAGAACGACCCGGCCGCCGCCATCGCCGCCCTGGGCATCGAAGCCCCGGCAGCCGCTCCGGCGGCTCCGGTCCCCGCGCCTGCCAAGAAATGA
- the glnA gene encoding type I glutamate--ammonia ligase has product MSAAQKILQEIQDKDVQYVDIRFTDTRGRLQHVTFDIGMVDEEFLEEGTMFDGSSIAGWKAINESDMLLKPDLTRAYIDPFYQQTTLFLFCDVLSPDTGEPYNRDSRSMAKKALAYVQSSGVGDVVYFGPEAEFFIFDDVRWNTAPHNTGYSFDSIELPSNTGAEYAEGNLGHRPGHKGGYFPVNPVDSAQDLRGEMLGVMKDLGMDPEKHHHEVAPAQHELGLKFSDLLTMADRLQLYKYVIHNVAAAYGKSATFMAKPMFADNGSGMHVHMSIWKDGKPQFAGDKYAGLSQECLWYIGGIIKHAKAINAFANSTTNSYKRLVPGYEAPVKLAYSASNRSASIRIPHVSSPKAKRLEARFPDPMGNPYLTFVALLMAGLDGIENRIDPGAAADKNLYDLPPEERGSIPEVAGSLKEALDALDADRAFLKKGGVMDDDFIDSYIALKSEEVARLQLHPHPVEFDMYYSC; this is encoded by the coding sequence ATGAGCGCCGCCCAAAAGATCCTTCAAGAGATCCAGGACAAGGACGTCCAGTACGTCGACATCCGTTTCACCGATACGCGCGGCCGCTTGCAGCACGTGACCTTCGACATCGGCATGGTCGATGAGGAATTCCTCGAAGAAGGCACCATGTTCGACGGTTCGTCGATCGCGGGCTGGAAGGCCATCAACGAGTCCGACATGCTGCTGAAGCCGGACCTGACGCGCGCCTACATCGACCCCTTCTATCAGCAGACGACGCTCTTCCTGTTCTGCGACGTCCTGAGCCCCGACACGGGCGAGCCCTACAACCGCGACAGCCGTTCGATGGCCAAGAAGGCCCTGGCCTATGTCCAGTCTTCGGGCGTGGGCGACGTGGTCTATTTCGGCCCGGAAGCCGAGTTCTTCATCTTCGACGACGTGCGCTGGAACACCGCGCCGCACAACACCGGCTACAGCTTCGACTCGATCGAACTGCCGTCCAACACCGGCGCTGAATACGCCGAGGGCAACCTGGGCCACCGCCCGGGTCACAAGGGCGGCTACTTCCCGGTCAACCCGGTCGACTCCGCCCAGGACCTGCGCGGTGAAATGCTGGGCGTGATGAAGGACTTGGGCATGGACCCGGAGAAGCATCACCACGAGGTCGCCCCGGCGCAGCACGAACTGGGCTTGAAGTTCAGCGACCTGCTGACCATGGCCGACCGCCTGCAGCTCTACAAATACGTGATCCACAACGTGGCCGCCGCCTACGGCAAGTCGGCGACCTTCATGGCCAAGCCCATGTTCGCCGACAACGGCTCGGGCATGCACGTCCACATGTCGATCTGGAAGGACGGCAAGCCCCAGTTCGCAGGCGACAAGTACGCCGGCCTGTCGCAGGAATGTCTGTGGTACATCGGCGGCATCATCAAGCACGCCAAGGCCATCAACGCCTTCGCCAACTCGACCACCAACTCCTACAAGCGTCTGGTCCCCGGCTATGAAGCCCCGGTGAAGCTGGCCTATTCGGCCAGCAACCGTTCGGCCTCGATCCGCATTCCGCACGTCTCCTCGCCCAAGGCCAAGCGTCTGGAAGCCCGCTTCCCCGACCCGATGGGCAACCCCTACCTGACCTTCGTCGCCCTGCTGATGGCCGGTCTGGACGGGATCGAGAACCGCATCGATCCGGGCGCGGCCGCCGACAAGAACCTCTACGACCTGCCGCCGGAAGAGCGCGGCTCGATTCCCGAGGTCGCCGGTTCGCTGAAGGAAGCCCTCGATGCGCTCGACGCCGACCGCGCCTTCCTCAAGAAGGGCGGCGTCATGGATGACGACTTCATCGACAGCTACATCGCGCTGAAGTCGGAAGAAGTCGCCCGCCTGCAACTGCACCCGCACCCGGTCGAGTTCGACATGTACTACAGCTGCTGA
- the trpE gene encoding anthranilate synthase component I, with protein MSQGVGQEAERTAFVTGLTSGRPQVVVRRLIDDLETPVSAFLKVGHGRPYASLLESVEGGAVNGRYSIVTLAPDVVWRCRDGQAEMARGEAVLADRFTPEDRPALESLRALIAATRFDLPDDLPPMAAGLFGVFGYDMVRLLEPLGPANPDPLNLPDAVMARPSLVAIFDSVKHEIVLIAAAYPDSAADPDTAFNAAIARLDDFVERLRSPLPIQREAEPAPAPDFHTPVDAAGFDAMVARAKDYITAGDIFQVVLAHRFSAPWSQDPFAFYRSLRRGNPSPYLFFLDYVDFQLAGSSPEILVRLKDGRVTIRPLAGTRPRGATPEADKALEAELLADPKERAEHLMLLDLGRNDVGRVSSPGSVEVTESFVVERYSQVMHIVSNVHGAADPRLDAVDTLLAALPAGTLSGAPKVRAMEIIDELETEKRGVGYGGGVGYISANGEADICIVLRTAMFAQNQIFVQAGAGVVADSDPAAEYAETLAKARAPMKAAEDAWRFNATTRGQGADGKI; from the coding sequence ATGAGCCAGGGCGTCGGACAGGAAGCTGAACGCACCGCGTTTGTCACTGGCCTGACCTCAGGCCGCCCCCAGGTCGTCGTTCGCCGCTTGATCGACGACCTGGAGACGCCCGTCTCGGCCTTCCTCAAGGTCGGGCACGGGCGGCCCTACGCCAGCCTGCTGGAGTCGGTCGAAGGCGGCGCCGTCAACGGTCGCTACTCAATCGTCACCCTGGCCCCCGACGTCGTCTGGCGCTGCCGCGACGGCCAGGCCGAGATGGCGCGCGGCGAGGCGGTCCTGGCCGATCGCTTCACGCCCGAAGACCGGCCCGCGCTGGAGTCCCTGCGCGCCCTGATCGCCGCCACCCGGTTCGACCTGCCCGACGACCTGCCGCCCATGGCCGCCGGTCTGTTCGGCGTCTTCGGCTATGACATGGTGCGTCTGCTGGAGCCGCTGGGCCCGGCCAACCCCGACCCGCTGAACCTGCCCGACGCCGTCATGGCGCGCCCGTCGCTGGTCGCCATCTTCGATTCGGTGAAGCACGAGATCGTCCTGATCGCCGCCGCCTATCCCGATAGCGCCGCTGATCCCGACACCGCGTTCAACGCCGCCATCGCCCGCCTCGACGATTTCGTTGAGCGCCTGCGCAGCCCGCTGCCGATCCAGCGCGAAGCCGAGCCGGCGCCCGCGCCCGACTTCCACACCCCCGTCGACGCCGCTGGCTTCGACGCCATGGTCGCCAGGGCCAAGGACTACATCACCGCTGGCGACATCTTCCAGGTCGTGCTGGCGCACCGCTTCTCGGCGCCGTGGAGCCAGGACCCGTTCGCCTTCTATCGCTCGCTGCGTCGCGGCAACCCGTCGCCCTATCTCTTCTTCCTCGACTATGTCGATTTCCAGCTGGCCGGCTCCAGCCCGGAAATCCTGGTCCGGTTGAAGGACGGTCGCGTCACTATCCGCCCGCTGGCCGGCACCCGCCCGCGCGGCGCCACGCCCGAGGCTGACAAGGCGCTGGAAGCCGAGCTTCTGGCTGATCCCAAGGAGCGCGCTGAGCACCTGATGCTGCTCGATCTGGGCCGCAACGACGTGGGCCGCGTTTCATCGCCCGGCTCGGTCGAGGTGACGGAAAGCTTCGTCGTCGAGCGCTACAGCCAAGTCATGCACATCGTCTCCAACGTGCACGGCGCCGCTGATCCCAGGCTGGACGCCGTGGACACGCTGCTGGCGGCGCTTCCCGCCGGCACCCTGTCGGGCGCGCCCAAGGTAAGGGCCATGGAGATCATCGACGAACTGGAAACCGAGAAGCGCGGCGTCGGCTATGGCGGCGGCGTGGGCTATATCTCGGCCAATGGCGAGGCGGACATCTGCATCGTCCTGCGCACCGCCATGTTCGCCCAGAACCAGATCTTCGTTCAGGCCGGCGCCGGCGTCGTGGCCGACAGCGACCCTGCCGCCGAATACGCCGAAACCCTGGCCAAGGCTCGCGCTCCGATGAAGGCGGCCGAGGACGCGTGGCGATTCAACGCGACCACGCGTGGCCAGGGCGCCGACGGCAAGATCTAA
- a CDS encoding RNA polymerase sigma factor encodes MEDEASLPARAARGDRAAFTALMEATKADLHRFVRRYVGEDDDAYDLVQETYVAAWLAIRRYDPARPFAVWLRAIAINKCRDWGRKRAVRRAVRGVMGLDAPEALAVGDDAPAGEVQLDDRRRMAALDRTVASLPDTLKTPLLLATLEGLSHAEIARLIGVTPKAVETRIARARRALGAALGRTP; translated from the coding sequence GTGGAAGACGAGGCTTCCCTGCCGGCGCGCGCCGCGCGCGGCGACCGCGCAGCCTTCACCGCGCTGATGGAGGCCACCAAGGCCGACCTGCATCGCTTCGTCCGCCGCTATGTGGGCGAAGACGACGACGCCTATGACCTGGTTCAGGAAACCTATGTCGCGGCCTGGCTGGCCATTCGTCGCTACGACCCCGCGCGGCCCTTCGCCGTCTGGCTGAGGGCCATCGCCATCAACAAATGCCGCGACTGGGGCCGCAAGCGCGCTGTCAGACGCGCCGTGCGCGGCGTCATGGGTCTGGATGCGCCCGAAGCCCTGGCGGTCGGCGACGACGCCCCCGCTGGCGAAGTTCAGTTGGATGACCGGCGGCGCATGGCGGCTCTGGATCGCACCGTGGCGAGCCTGCCGGACACCTTGAAGACCCCCCTGCTGCTGGCCACGCTTGAGGGCCTCTCGCACGCCGAGATCGCCCGCCTGATCGGCGTGACGCCCAAGGCGGTCGAGACCCGGATCGCGCGCGCCCGGCGGGCCCTGGGGGCGGCGCTGGGCCGCACGCCCTAG
- a CDS encoding NAD(P)H-hydrate dehydratase has protein sequence MNPINDPMTWLSLLPWPGAEAHKHARGRLGVVSGGALSTGAARLAARAGLRIGAGLVKVFCPPDAAPVLAPRLEAIMLASFATAEQLATLAQPMDAVVIGPAAGLTEATAANVAALGRSGAALVIDADALTLFRDRPDDLFACLHRGDVLTPHEGEFERLFPGLLTKGREAAAVEAAERAGAVVVLKGSATVIAASDGRCVVNGNGSPWLATAGSGDVLAGMIGGLLAQHMDSFDAACAAVWMHADAAHRFGPGLIAEDLPDLVPTVLADLYRG, from the coding sequence ATGAACCCGATCAACGACCCCATGACATGGCTAAGCCTGCTGCCCTGGCCTGGCGCGGAGGCGCACAAGCATGCGCGCGGACGGCTCGGCGTGGTGTCGGGCGGCGCCCTGTCGACCGGCGCGGCGCGGCTGGCGGCGCGGGCGGGTCTGAGAATCGGCGCTGGCCTGGTGAAGGTCTTCTGCCCGCCGGATGCGGCGCCGGTCCTGGCGCCGAGGCTGGAGGCGATCATGCTGGCCAGCTTCGCCACAGCCGAGCAACTGGCTACGTTGGCTCAACCGATGGACGCCGTGGTGATCGGCCCCGCAGCGGGCCTGACAGAGGCGACGGCGGCCAATGTCGCGGCTCTGGGACGCTCTGGCGCGGCGCTGGTGATCGACGCCGACGCCCTGACCCTGTTTCGCGACCGCCCCGACGACCTGTTCGCCTGTCTGCACCGGGGCGACGTGCTGACGCCGCATGAGGGGGAGTTCGAACGCTTGTTCCCTGGTCTGCTGACTAAGGGGCGTGAGGCGGCGGCTGTAGAGGCCGCAGAGCGGGCAGGGGCGGTCGTGGTGCTGAAGGGCAGCGCCACGGTCATCGCCGCCTCTGACGGGCGCTGTGTGGTCAACGGCAACGGTTCGCCCTGGCTGGCGACGGCGGGCAGCGGCGACGTGCTGGCCGGGATGATCGGCGGGCTGCTGGCCCAGCATATGGACAGCTTTGACGCGGCCTGCGCGGCGGTCTGGATGCACGCGGACGCGGCGCATCGTTTCGGGCCGGGGCTGATCGCCGAGGATTTGCCGGACCTGGTCCCGACGGTTCTGGCCGACCTTTATCGCGGCTGA
- the tpiA gene encoding triose-phosphate isomerase: MKQSAKLVAGNWKMNGLGASLGEAEALAKALQEQAAACRVALCPPATLTERMARALAGGSVELGGQDCHAEASGAFTGSVSAAMLVDAGASLVILGHSERRAGFGETDADVAAKVEAALAAGLEPIICIGETLAEREAGEAVEVVSRQVAGSLPSSLAGKAFAVAYEPVWAIGTGLTPTLEQIEEVHAAVRAAMVARLGEGGRVAPILYGGSVKPSNAAEILAVAEVGGALVGGASLKAEDFLGIVRAV, translated from the coding sequence ATGAAACAATCTGCGAAGCTGGTCGCCGGCAACTGGAAAATGAACGGCCTGGGCGCGAGCCTGGGCGAGGCTGAAGCCCTGGCGAAAGCCTTGCAGGAACAGGCTGCGGCTTGCCGCGTGGCCCTGTGCCCGCCCGCGACGCTGACGGAGCGGATGGCGCGCGCCCTGGCGGGCGGCTCGGTCGAACTGGGCGGGCAGGACTGCCATGCCGAAGCCTCGGGCGCCTTCACCGGGTCGGTGTCCGCCGCCATGCTGGTCGATGCTGGGGCCAGCCTGGTGATTCTGGGGCACTCGGAGCGCCGCGCAGGATTTGGCGAGACCGACGCCGATGTCGCCGCCAAGGTCGAGGCCGCTCTGGCCGCCGGTCTGGAGCCCATCATCTGCATCGGCGAGACCCTGGCCGAGCGCGAAGCCGGGGAGGCGGTCGAGGTGGTCAGCCGTCAGGTCGCCGGTTCGCTGCCGTCGTCGCTGGCGGGCAAGGCCTTCGCCGTGGCCTATGAACCGGTCTGGGCCATCGGCACCGGCCTGACGCCGACGCTGGAACAGATCGAGGAAGTCCACGCCGCCGTCCGCGCCGCCATGGTCGCCAGGCTGGGCGAGGGCGGTCGCGTCGCGCCGATCCTTTATGGCGGCTCGGTCAAGCCGTCGAACGCGGCGGAAATCCTGGCTGTGGCGGAGGTGGGCGGCGCCCTGGTCGGCGGGGCGTCGCTGAAGGCCGAGGACTTCCTGGGCATTGTCCGCGCCGTCTAG
- a CDS encoding P-II family nitrogen regulator: MKKIEAVIKPFKLDEVKDALQDIGVQGMTVLEAKGYGRQKGHSELYRGAEYVIDFLPKIKIEVVVADDLAPAVVDAIQTAARTGKIGDGKIFVSALEDVIRIRTGETGAQAI, encoded by the coding sequence ATGAAGAAGATTGAAGCCGTCATCAAGCCGTTCAAGCTGGATGAAGTGAAAGACGCTCTCCAGGATATCGGAGTCCAGGGCATGACCGTGCTTGAGGCCAAGGGATATGGCCGTCAAAAGGGTCATTCCGAGCTTTATCGCGGCGCCGAGTACGTCATCGACTTCCTGCCCAAGATCAAGATCGAGGTCGTCGTGGCCGATGATCTGGCTCCTGCGGTCGTTGACGCCATCCAGACCGCAGCTCGCACCGGAAAGATCGGCGACGGCAAGATTTTCGTCTCCGCTCTGGAAGACGTGATCCGCATCCGCACCGGCGAAACCGGCGCCCAGGCGATCTGA
- a CDS encoding aminodeoxychorismate/anthranilate synthase component II, translating into MILVVDNYDSFTYNLVHYLAELGAQTHVVRNDDLTVEEAWALKPEAVLLSPGPCAPDQAGICLPLITTAPLDMPIFGVCLGHQAIGQAFGGDVIRAKTLMHGKTSPILHEGRSVFAGLPSPFTATRYHSLAVRRETLPDELEVTAWTADGEIMGLAHRTRPIHGVQFHPESIATEHGHDMIANFLDLAGVKRLATV; encoded by the coding sequence ATGATCCTCGTCGTCGATAACTACGACAGCTTTACCTACAACCTCGTCCACTACCTCGCGGAGTTGGGCGCCCAGACGCATGTCGTCCGCAACGACGACCTGACGGTGGAAGAAGCCTGGGCGCTGAAGCCCGAGGCCGTGCTGCTGTCGCCCGGTCCCTGCGCCCCGGATCAGGCGGGCATCTGCCTGCCCCTGATCACGACCGCGCCGCTGGACATGCCCATCTTCGGCGTCTGCCTGGGCCATCAGGCCATCGGTCAGGCCTTCGGCGGCGACGTCATCCGCGCCAAGACCCTGATGCACGGCAAGACCTCGCCGATCCTGCATGAGGGCCGCAGCGTCTTCGCCGGCCTGCCCTCGCCCTTCACCGCCACCCGCTATCACTCGCTGGCCGTGCGTCGCGAAACCCTGCCGGATGAGCTGGAAGTCACCGCCTGGACCGCCGACGGCGAGATCATGGGTCTGGCCCACCGCACCCGGCCGATCCACGGCGTGCAGTTCCACCCGGAATCCATCGCCACCGAGCATGGCCATGACATGATCGCCAACTTCCTCGATCTGGCGGGCGTCAAGCGTCTGGCCACGGTCTGA
- a CDS encoding CTP synthase encodes MARYVFITGGVVSSLGKGLASAALGALLQARGYKVRLRKLDPYLNVDPGTMSPYQHGEVFVTDDGAETDLDLGHYERFTGVSAAKSDNVTTGRIYSTILEKERRGDYLGATVQVIPHVTDQIKQFCLSPAKTDAGEDVDFVLVEIGGTVGDIEGLPFFEAIRQLGQDLPRGQSCFVHLTLLPFIKTAGEMKTKPTQHSVKELRSIGIQPDILLCRCEQPIPAEEKRKIGQFCNVRESGVIQAMDSADIYAVPLDYHHEGLDSEVLAHFGITDAPQPDLSSWEEIVRRRLHPDGEVTIAVVGKYTVLKDAYKSLIEALHHGGVANNVKVNIDWVEADTFEGDPQACQERLQGAHAVLVPGGFGERGAEGKIEAARFARERKIPYFGICFGMQMAVIEAARNLAGFPKATSTEFGPAEEPVVGLMTEWTQGNQRVLRQQGGDLGGTMRLGAYDSTLIAGSKIADIYGSTEISERHRHRYEVNINYREAIEQKAGLVFAGLSPDGVLPETVERTDHPWFIGVQYHPELKSRPFKPHPLFASFIGAAVVQSRLV; translated from the coding sequence ATGGCTCGCTATGTGTTCATCACCGGCGGCGTGGTTTCCTCGCTAGGAAAAGGCCTCGCCTCCGCCGCTCTCGGCGCTCTTTTGCAGGCACGAGGTTACAAGGTCCGTCTGCGCAAGCTGGACCCTTATCTGAACGTCGATCCGGGGACGATGAGCCCCTATCAGCACGGCGAGGTCTTCGTGACCGACGACGGCGCCGAGACCGACCTCGATCTGGGCCACTATGAGCGCTTCACCGGCGTCTCGGCCGCCAAGTCGGACAACGTCACGACCGGGCGCATCTATTCGACCATCCTGGAGAAGGAACGTCGCGGCGACTATCTGGGCGCGACCGTCCAGGTGATTCCGCACGTCACCGACCAGATCAAGCAGTTCTGCCTCAGCCCGGCCAAGACGGACGCGGGCGAGGACGTGGACTTCGTCCTGGTCGAGATCGGCGGCACCGTCGGCGACATCGAGGGTCTGCCCTTCTTCGAGGCCATCCGCCAGCTCGGCCAGGACCTGCCGCGCGGTCAGTCCTGCTTTGTCCACCTGACCCTGCTGCCCTTCATCAAGACGGCCGGCGAGATGAAGACCAAGCCGACGCAGCACTCGGTCAAGGAGCTGCGCTCCATCGGCATCCAGCCCGACATCCTGCTGTGCCGCTGCGAGCAGCCGATCCCGGCCGAGGAAAAGCGCAAGATCGGACAGTTCTGCAACGTGCGCGAGAGCGGCGTCATCCAGGCGATGGACTCGGCCGACATCTACGCCGTGCCGTTGGACTACCACCACGAAGGTCTGGACAGCGAAGTCCTGGCCCACTTCGGCATCACCGACGCGCCTCAGCCCGACCTGTCGAGCTGGGAGGAGATCGTGCGTCGTCGCCTGCATCCGGACGGCGAAGTCACCATCGCCGTGGTCGGCAAGTACACCGTGCTCAAGGACGCCTATAAGTCCCTGATCGAGGCCCTGCATCACGGCGGGGTGGCCAACAACGTCAAGGTCAACATCGACTGGGTCGAGGCCGACACGTTTGAAGGCGACCCCCAGGCCTGCCAGGAGCGTCTGCAGGGCGCCCATGCGGTCCTGGTCCCCGGCGGCTTCGGCGAGCGCGGGGCCGAGGGCAAGATCGAGGCGGCGCGCTTCGCGCGTGAGCGCAAGATCCCTTACTTCGGCATCTGCTTCGGCATGCAGATGGCGGTGATCGAGGCGGCCCGGAATCTGGCGGGTTTCCCCAAGGCGACCTCGACCGAATTCGGCCCGGCGGAAGAACCCGTCGTCGGTCTGATGACCGAGTGGACGCAGGGCAATCAGCGCGTCCTGCGTCAGCAGGGCGGCGACCTGGGCGGCACCATGCGTCTGGGCGCCTATGATTCGACTCTGATCGCGGGGTCCAAGATCGCCGACATCTACGGCTCCACAGAGATCAGTGAGCGCCACCGTCACCGCTATGAGGTGAACATCAACTATCGCGAGGCGATCGAGCAGAAGGCCGGTCTGGTCTTTGCGGGTCTGTCGCCTGACGGCGTCCTGCCGGAAACGGTCGAGCGAACGGACCATCCCTGGTTCATCGGCGTCCAGTACCACCCGGAGCTGAAGAGCCGCCCGTTCAAGCCCCACCCCCTCTTCGCCAGCTTTATCGGCGCCGCCGTGGTGCAGAGCCGCCTCGTCTAG
- a CDS encoding periplasmic heavy metal sensor, translating to MIASWKSIALTALLAALVSGAGVWLGAGWVSQQRAAPSLHDIVHNDLDLTPEQAARLKVVEDRFATTRPALEEDVRAANRELAAAIAANQGDSPQVQAAVDHFHDAMGALQKATIAHVFEMRAVLTPEQTRVFDRGISDALLQETR from the coding sequence ATGATCGCGAGCTGGAAGTCCATCGCCCTGACGGCTCTGTTGGCCGCCCTGGTCAGCGGCGCCGGAGTCTGGCTCGGGGCCGGATGGGTGTCGCAGCAACGCGCGGCGCCCAGCCTGCACGACATCGTCCACAATGATCTCGACCTGACCCCCGAACAGGCCGCCCGCCTCAAGGTTGTCGAGGACCGCTTCGCCACGACCCGTCCCGCGCTTGAAGAAGACGTCCGCGCCGCCAACCGCGAACTGGCCGCCGCCATCGCCGCCAATCAGGGCGACAGCCCCCAGGTCCAGGCCGCCGTCGATCATTTCCATGACGCCATGGGCGCGCTGCAAAAGGCGACCATCGCCCATGTCTTCGAGATGCGCGCCGTCCTGACGCCCGAACAGACCCGCGTCTTTGATCGCGGCATCTCCGACGCCTTGCTGCAAGAAACCCGATAG
- the secG gene encoding preprotein translocase subunit SecG encodes MIDTMLQTILLVAMILISVALTAVILLQRSEGGALGMGGGPSGFMTARGAGNLLTRATSILAVAFFVCAISLTIAGNFARGSRSVIDADAVGAIAVGNEQPAAPAEQAAPTPAAPAAPSLDDLEASLPASAAPAPAPAQ; translated from the coding sequence ATGATTGACACCATGCTCCAGACCATCTTGCTCGTCGCCATGATCCTGATCTCGGTCGCTTTGACGGCCGTGATCCTGCTGCAACGCTCTGAGGGCGGGGCCCTGGGCATGGGCGGAGGCCCGTCGGGCTTCATGACCGCGCGCGGCGCGGGCAACCTGCTGACGCGGGCCACGTCGATCCTGGCCGTCGCCTTCTTCGTCTGCGCCATCAGCCTGACCATCGCCGGCAACTTCGCCCGCGGTTCGCGTTCGGTGATCGACGCCGACGCCGTGGGCGCCATCGCGGTCGGCAATGAGCAGCCGGCGGCGCCGGCTGAACAGGCCGCCCCGACACCGGCCGCTCCCGCGGCGCCCTCGCTGGACGATCTGGAAGCCAGCCTTCCGGCCTCCGCGGCTCCGGCCCCCGCGCCGGCGCAATAG